Proteins encoded in a region of the Chryseobacterium piperi genome:
- a CDS encoding IS1182 family transposase, whose protein sequence is MLSTSKVVFKDYTPKENLLFPPNLSELIDERHPVKIVSNIIDGLDIKSLIKTYKPGGTSCYHPKMLLKVLIYGYLSNIYSSRKMEQALKENFHFIWLSAMSRPDHNTLNRFRSERLKGEIKAIFTQIVLLLEKEGLVSLKTTFVDGTKIEANANRYTFVWGRAVKKHKERIAEQLEELWNYAETVAKDELENTESIDFKEVDSEKVTQTIEKINEVLKDKKVASKVRQKLNYAKKNWADNLEKYKKQQELLEDRNSYSKTDTDATFMRMKEDHMRNGQLKPAYNLQISTHRQFILHYSIHPNPTDTKTLATHLLGFEESYHKAPKELVADAGYGSEENYNLLKSKKIKAYVKYNYFRKDQKSGQITTSQNNPKLAKIREKVFKLLNTSKGIKLRKQRSHDVEPVFAELKHNKNFKRFMLRGKNKVEVEIGILAIAHNLKKMSKAA, encoded by the coding sequence AAACATTATTGATGGCTTGGATATCAAAAGCTTAATTAAAACCTACAAACCTGGCGGAACATCTTGCTACCACCCGAAAATGCTTTTGAAAGTTTTGATTTATGGCTATTTAAGCAATATCTATTCAAGCCGCAAAATGGAGCAGGCCTTGAAAGAAAACTTCCATTTTATATGGCTCTCTGCAATGAGTCGTCCCGATCATAACACCTTAAACAGGTTCCGTAGTGAACGATTGAAAGGTGAGATTAAAGCTATTTTCACACAAATTGTTCTTCTTTTGGAAAAGGAAGGTTTGGTAAGTCTGAAAACCACTTTTGTAGATGGCACCAAGATAGAAGCCAATGCCAATCGCTATACTTTTGTTTGGGGAAGAGCTGTCAAAAAACACAAAGAAAGGATTGCAGAGCAATTAGAAGAGCTTTGGAACTATGCAGAAACAGTTGCCAAAGACGAGCTTGAAAATACAGAAAGTATTGATTTTAAAGAAGTAGATTCTGAAAAAGTAACTCAAACCATCGAAAAGATCAATGAAGTTTTGAAAGATAAAAAAGTAGCTTCAAAAGTTCGTCAGAAACTGAATTATGCTAAGAAAAACTGGGCAGATAATTTAGAGAAATATAAAAAACAGCAAGAATTATTAGAAGATAGAAATTCCTATTCCAAAACCGATACAGACGCTACTTTTATGCGAATGAAGGAGGATCATATGCGAAACGGACAACTAAAACCCGCTTACAATCTACAAATTTCTACCCATAGACAATTCATTTTACATTATTCAATTCATCCCAACCCAACAGACACCAAAACATTAGCGACTCATTTACTGGGTTTTGAAGAAAGCTATCATAAAGCTCCCAAAGAGCTTGTTGCTGATGCTGGTTATGGCTCAGAAGAAAATTACAACTTGTTAAAATCTAAGAAAATAAAAGCTTATGTTAAATATAATTACTTCAGAAAAGATCAGAAATCGGGACAAATAACCACTTCACAAAACAATCCTAAATTGGCAAAAATCAGAGAAAAGGTTTTCAAACTTCTTAATACCAGCAAGGGCATCAAACTCAGAAAACAAAGATCCCATGATGTTGAACCTGTTTTTGCAGAGCTCAAACACAACAAAAATTTTAAACGATTCATGCTTCGGGGAAAAAATAAAGTCGAGGTAGAAATCGGCATACTCGCAATTGCCCACAATCTAAAGAAAAT